The following proteins come from a genomic window of Vallitaleaceae bacterium 9-2:
- a CDS encoding carbohydrate ABC transporter permease — translation MKSKILSWGLFVFILIAVLLYISPFYISFISAFKPNGEIMRDPVALPESFFYLENFKFLLAKTDFPKAFLNSALLTIAAELCILFIIPMAAYGIERTNKRVGSWIYTYFLAAMMVPFTVYMIPLFRQLKFIGLFGTFYGPILIYVSGAIPFGVLLFTSFLKGVPREIEEAAKIDGCNSFKTFWQIVFPLLKPVTASMVILNGLGIWNDFLMPMLVLPSSKPKTINVEIYQFVDQFGARWDILFAGVLCSIIPVFIVFVSLQKYFVKGISAGAAKG, via the coding sequence ATGAAAAGTAAAATATTAAGTTGGGGTTTATTTGTATTTATTCTTATAGCAGTACTCTTATATATTTCTCCGTTTTACATTAGTTTTATTTCGGCTTTTAAACCAAATGGAGAAATAATGCGAGATCCGGTTGCATTACCTGAAAGCTTCTTTTATTTAGAAAACTTTAAATTTTTGCTTGCTAAAACGGATTTCCCAAAAGCGTTTTTGAATAGTGCTTTATTAACAATAGCAGCTGAATTGTGTATATTGTTTATTATTCCTATGGCTGCATATGGAATCGAGCGAACGAATAAAAGAGTAGGAAGTTGGATTTATACATATTTTCTTGCGGCGATGATGGTACCATTTACTGTATATATGATTCCTTTATTTAGACAATTAAAGTTTATCGGGTTATTTGGAACTTTTTATGGCCCTATTCTTATCTATGTATCGGGAGCAATACCTTTTGGTGTGCTTCTATTTACAAGTTTTTTAAAAGGAGTTCCTAGAGAAATAGAAGAAGCAGCTAAAATAGATGGATGCAATAGTTTTAAAACATTTTGGCAAATAGTATTTCCTTTGCTCAAACCGGTTACAGCTTCTATGGTTATTCTGAATGGTTTGGGAATATGGAATGATTTTCTAATGCCCATGCTAGTTTTGCCTTCGAGCAAACCTAAAACAATTAATGTAGAAATTTATCAATTTGTTGATCAATTCGGAGCACGTTGGGATATACTTTTTGCTGGAGTTTTGTGTAGTATTATTCCCGTATTTATTGTATTTGTAAGCTTACAAAAATATTTCGTAAAAGGTATTTCAGCAGGTGCAGCAAAAGGTTAA
- a CDS encoding glycoside hydrolase family 88 protein, protein MLSLETTKWVNTVAEKIEDKMKWMSDQIDDKIPSRCVTDHYDDKKTAIPKTIADGINCWTNGFWPGMLWLTYNETKIEKYREIAERIEGDLDICFEQYYGLHHDVGFMWLYSSVENYRITENEVSKKRALHAANLLAGRFNPVGKFIRAWNDIKDEDATGWAIIDCMMNIPLLYWATEETNDPRFKHIAIMHADTVMESFIREDGSSEHIVGFDPWTGEKVKTYRGQGYALGSSWTRGQAWALYGFILSYKYTQKIEYLDMAKRIAYYFMANIPENGIIPIDFKQANDSMREDSSAATIAASGLIDIAIALDGNDNQIYLEKAIKLLRTLDEERCDWSKNKEGIVTRCSGSYHSDLEYMSLIYGDYYFMEAMYKLKNISKQ, encoded by the coding sequence ATGCTAAGTTTAGAAACTACAAAATGGGTGAATACGGTTGCAGAGAAGATAGAAGATAAAATGAAGTGGATGAGTGATCAGATTGATGATAAAATACCCTCCCGATGTGTTACTGATCATTATGATGATAAAAAAACAGCGATACCCAAAACGATTGCAGATGGCATTAACTGTTGGACAAATGGATTTTGGCCAGGAATGTTATGGTTAACGTATAATGAAACAAAAATTGAAAAATATAGAGAAATAGCAGAACGTATAGAAGGAGATTTAGATATTTGTTTTGAGCAATATTATGGTCTGCACCATGATGTTGGATTTATGTGGTTGTATTCTTCTGTAGAAAACTATCGAATTACAGAAAATGAAGTGTCAAAAAAACGTGCTTTGCATGCAGCTAATTTATTAGCAGGAAGGTTTAATCCTGTGGGTAAATTTATACGAGCATGGAATGATATAAAAGATGAAGATGCGACAGGCTGGGCAATTATTGATTGTATGATGAATATTCCATTGCTTTATTGGGCTACAGAAGAAACAAACGATCCAAGATTTAAGCATATTGCCATAATGCATGCAGATACTGTAATGGAATCTTTTATACGGGAGGATGGTTCTTCAGAGCATATTGTAGGCTTTGATCCTTGGACAGGAGAAAAAGTAAAAACCTATCGTGGACAAGGTTATGCACTAGGATCGTCATGGACACGTGGTCAGGCATGGGCTCTATATGGATTTATTTTAAGTTATAAGTATACACAGAAAATAGAATATTTAGATATGGCGAAGCGTATCGCCTACTATTTTATGGCAAATATTCCTGAGAACGGAATAATACCTATAGATTTTAAACAAGCAAATGATTCAATGCGAGAAGATAGTTCTGCTGCTACTATTGCAGCATCTGGCTTAATCGATATTGCTATAGCGTTAGACGGAAATGATAATCAGATATATTTAGAAAAGGCAATAAAATTATTACGTACGCTTGATGAAGAACGTTGTGATTGGTCAAAAAACAAAGAAGGAATCGTTACGCGTTGTTCAGGATCATATCATTCAGACCTAGAATATATGTCATTAATTTATGGGGATTATTACTTTATGGAAGCTATGTATAAATTAAAAAATATATCAAAGCAATAG
- a CDS encoding glycoside hydrolase family 88 protein produces the protein MLKNGDKIWLDEIVGKIHTKMSWVTEKSREKIPYTTFEGVHDNRRINKSGVDSDGISWWTNGFWAGMNWLMYHETGQEKYAITAKKTDIWLDECFDKFYGIHHDVGFMWLLSSIANYKITGDKEGRRRGLHAANILAGRFNPIGKFIRAWDGTLRTQDTTGWAIIDCMLNIPLLYWAYEEIKDPRFYHIATMHADTVMENFIRPDGSSEHIVEFDPMIGGKVTTYGGQGYSNGSAWARGQSWALYGFMMSYIHTKNEQYLETAKRVAHYFIANIPENGLIPQDFRMPKESAIEDSSAAGIAACGLIEISKVVNEHEKDLYLDAAIKMLRALSEKRCDWTKECDAIIQNCTSSYHGEGHNHHITMTYGDFFFIEAIFKLKENDIYLW, from the coding sequence ATGTTAAAAAATGGAGATAAAATATGGTTAGATGAGATTGTTGGAAAAATACATACTAAAATGTCATGGGTCACTGAAAAATCAAGAGAAAAAATTCCATATACAACTTTTGAGGGAGTGCATGATAATCGTCGAATAAATAAAAGTGGTGTTGATTCAGATGGAATTAGTTGGTGGACGAATGGTTTTTGGGCGGGAATGAATTGGCTAATGTATCATGAAACAGGACAAGAAAAATATGCAATAACGGCAAAAAAAACAGATATATGGCTAGACGAATGTTTTGATAAATTTTATGGGATTCATCATGATGTAGGTTTTATGTGGTTGCTTTCGTCGATTGCAAACTATAAAATTACGGGTGATAAAGAAGGAAGACGACGTGGCTTGCATGCAGCAAATATTCTTGCAGGAAGATTTAATCCAATTGGTAAATTTATTCGTGCCTGGGATGGTACTTTACGTACTCAGGATACAACAGGCTGGGCTATAATTGATTGCATGCTTAATATTCCTCTTCTATATTGGGCGTATGAAGAAATAAAAGATCCGCGTTTTTATCACATAGCAACAATGCACGCAGATACAGTAATGGAAAATTTTATTCGACCTGACGGATCATCAGAGCATATTGTTGAATTTGATCCCATGATTGGGGGTAAAGTAACGACATATGGAGGACAAGGGTATTCGAATGGGTCCGCATGGGCACGGGGACAATCATGGGCTTTATATGGATTTATGATGAGTTATATACACACAAAAAATGAACAATATTTAGAAACTGCAAAGCGTGTAGCCCATTATTTCATAGCTAATATTCCTGAAAATGGGCTCATTCCTCAAGATTTTAGAATGCCAAAAGAATCTGCAATTGAAGATTCCAGTGCAGCTGGAATTGCCGCCTGTGGATTAATTGAAATTTCAAAAGTGGTTAATGAGCATGAGAAAGATTTATATTTGGATGCGGCTATAAAAATGTTAAGAGCTTTAAGTGAGAAGCGTTGTGATTGGACTAAAGAATGTGATGCAATTATTCAAAATTGTACGTCCTCCTATCATGGAGAAGGACATAATCATCATATCACAATGACTTATGGAGATTTTTTCTTCATAGAAGCGATTTTTAAATTAAAGGAAAATGATATCTATTTGTGGTAA
- a CDS encoding sulfatase-like hydrolase/transferase: MTSDHGENMDELGIYAEHGTADHATCHIPMIIKWPGLKKGIVDNSLHYSLDLLPTMADLLNTKHWNHWDGLSYSQTLEKALY, encoded by the coding sequence ATAACATCGGATCATGGCGAAAACATGGATGAATTAGGTATATATGCTGAACATGGCACTGCAGACCATGCTACTTGTCACATTCCTATGATCATTAAATGGCCTGGCCTAAAAAAAGGTATTGTTGATAACTCATTACATTATAGCCTTGATTTATTACCCACTATGGCCGACTTATTAAACACTAAGCATTGGAATCACTGGGATGGCTTAAGCTATAGCCAGACACTCGAAAAGGCTCTATATTAG
- a CDS encoding glycoside hydrolase N-terminal domain-containing protein, protein MNKNILKMSYPARWWKAMWREALPSGNGEIGAAVYGGTYEETVMLTHTDLWWKGKTPSMPNVSDQLPKVRDLLNIGEPRQARNIIADAFVEKEYNPQMASPLPLGDLKIIMPAEHAFKKYSRQLNMENGEVKVEWFDGGINYHRHVFVSRDDNIIVCKISSEGGVINKAKLFFDLHDRRDAMYQADNATIKVTKNLEEYLPQNLERKGKEDFLYYAATNDDGTDFGAVAKIFANHKKHINKELWVEDSQEILVLIKVFIKSERSEAWKNATEKLNIVSDSYEKLLQKHEDIHKKLFDSTKLDLYADNREMTNEALLMEAYNNQVPTALVEKIWAFGRYLLISSSKSGGNPCHLYGLWCGEYQGMWAFNMLNENVAMIYWHALSGNMPELLLALFDYYEKMIDDFKENAKKIYGCRGIYIPAPTTPESGLLKLILPHIIHWTGGAGWLAQHYYDYYLFTQDIEFLAKRALPFMKEVALFYEDFFVIDERGYFISSPSNSPENTPGNYWYGEGMNGSEKDMETTINATMDFAIAKEVLTNLINGSKEVNMYAENIKKWEEMLERIPPYEINEDGAVKEWMHAFFEDNYHHRHESHIYPVFPGIEVTKESDPSLFQAFVTAVRKRLIIGLKEQSGWSLAHMANNYARMGEGDMALECLEIMSRSCVLNNFYTTHNDWRNMGIGVDMDWAPIQLDANMGWCSAINEMLMFSIPGQISILPSLPNKWKKGKVENLLARGGIEVSIEWDYSSGKSIVELKAIKKDSLIDLIMPDKVISVKGHSLINHKIYKVQLIKEKKIQIEMNLKPIQQEEIC, encoded by the coding sequence ATGAATAAAAATATTTTGAAAATGAGCTATCCGGCGAGATGGTGGAAAGCAATGTGGAGAGAAGCACTGCCCAGTGGAAATGGAGAAATTGGTGCAGCTGTATATGGCGGAACATATGAAGAGACAGTTATGTTGACGCATACAGATCTTTGGTGGAAAGGGAAAACGCCAAGTATGCCAAATGTTAGTGACCAACTACCGAAAGTTAGAGATTTATTAAATATAGGTGAGCCTAGACAGGCAAGGAATATAATTGCAGATGCATTTGTAGAGAAGGAATACAACCCTCAAATGGCTTCGCCCTTACCTCTAGGAGATTTAAAGATTATTATGCCAGCAGAACATGCCTTTAAAAAATATAGTCGGCAATTAAATATGGAGAATGGAGAAGTTAAAGTAGAGTGGTTTGATGGTGGTATCAATTATCATCGTCATGTCTTTGTTTCAAGAGATGACAATATTATTGTATGCAAAATTTCTTCAGAAGGTGGAGTTATTAATAAAGCGAAATTATTTTTTGATTTACATGACCGTAGAGATGCTATGTATCAAGCAGATAATGCAACTATTAAAGTAACTAAAAATCTTGAAGAATATTTACCACAAAACCTTGAAAGAAAAGGTAAAGAAGATTTTTTGTATTATGCAGCAACAAATGATGATGGAACAGACTTCGGAGCAGTTGCAAAAATTTTTGCTAACCACAAGAAGCATATAAATAAAGAACTTTGGGTAGAAGATTCACAAGAAATTCTAGTTTTAATTAAAGTGTTTATAAAGTCTGAAAGGTCTGAAGCATGGAAAAATGCAACTGAAAAATTAAATATAGTTTCAGACTCTTATGAAAAACTACTTCAAAAACATGAAGATATTCATAAAAAATTATTTGATTCTACAAAACTCGACTTATATGCAGACAATAGAGAAATGACGAATGAAGCTCTTTTAATGGAAGCCTATAATAATCAAGTTCCAACAGCTTTAGTTGAAAAAATATGGGCATTTGGTCGTTATTTGCTTATTTCTAGTTCAAAATCAGGGGGGAATCCCTGTCATCTTTATGGATTATGGTGTGGCGAATACCAAGGAATGTGGGCTTTTAATATGCTAAATGAAAATGTTGCAATGATATACTGGCATGCCCTTTCAGGAAATATGCCGGAATTATTACTTGCACTTTTTGATTATTACGAAAAGATGATTGATGACTTTAAAGAAAATGCAAAAAAAATATATGGTTGTAGAGGTATTTATATTCCGGCTCCGACAACTCCAGAATCAGGTTTATTAAAATTAATTTTACCCCACATCATCCATTGGACAGGTGGTGCGGGGTGGCTGGCTCAGCATTATTATGACTACTATTTATTTACTCAAGATATAGAGTTTTTAGCGAAGAGAGCATTGCCTTTTATGAAAGAAGTAGCACTTTTTTATGAAGATTTTTTTGTGATCGATGAAAGAGGATATTTTATAAGTAGTCCATCCAATTCACCAGAAAATACACCAGGAAATTATTGGTATGGAGAAGGAATGAATGGTAGTGAGAAAGATATGGAAACGACAATAAATGCAACAATGGATTTTGCCATAGCAAAAGAAGTTTTGACAAATCTGATTAACGGTTCCAAAGAAGTTAACATGTATGCAGAAAACATAAAAAAATGGGAAGAAATGCTCGAACGTATTCCGCCATATGAAATCAACGAAGACGGAGCAGTTAAAGAATGGATGCATGCATTTTTTGAAGATAATTATCATCATCGACATGAATCTCATATATATCCGGTTTTTCCGGGAATTGAGGTAACAAAAGAAAGCGATCCGAGTTTATTTCAGGCCTTTGTTACAGCTGTAAGAAAACGATTAATAATAGGTCTAAAAGAACAATCGGGGTGGTCATTAGCTCATATGGCTAATAATTATGCGCGTATGGGAGAAGGAGATATGGCTTTAGAATGCTTAGAAATAATGAGCCGTTCTTGTGTTTTAAATAATTTTTATACAACACATAATGATTGGAGAAATATGGGAATTGGTGTCGATATGGATTGGGCTCCAATTCAGTTAGATGCAAATATGGGATGGTGTTCAGCGATTAATGAAATGTTAATGTTTTCAATACCTGGACAAATTAGTATTTTACCCTCATTGCCTAATAAATGGAAAAAAGGAAAAGTGGAAAACCTCTTGGCTAGAGGTGGAATCGAAGTTTCTATTGAATGGGATTATAGTAGCGGTAAAAGTATTGTGGAACTAAAAGCAATTAAAAAGGATAGCTTAATTGATTTAATTATGCCAGATAAGGTTATTTCAGTAAAAGGTCATTCATTAATTAATCACAAAATTTATAAAGTACAACTGATAAAAGAGAAAAAAATACAAATAGAAATGAATTTGAAACCAATCCAACAGGAGGAAATATGCTAA
- a CDS encoding sugar ABC transporter permease → MFKKITRQERGYLYFILPAFILFTVFITYPVVNSFNLALTNWDGISPDLEYVGLYNFKVMITNERAINALTNTLIIGFGFTILVNIVSLALALFVDNVAKGKNFFRSAFYLPVLISGVIAGLTWGIMFNYSFGIINYILNMFGLESVDYLGKMPNALIAIILVLVWRFAGYYMIIYLAGLQGIPKELVESSKIDGASSLQRFRYITFPLLAGSFTINMTLALINGMKAFDVIVAMTDGGPGFSTENISYLVYKVAFAELQQGYGTALALALFVLLLIISIFQVTVLKKREVQL, encoded by the coding sequence ATGTTTAAAAAAATCACAAGACAAGAACGGGGATATTTGTATTTTATATTACCTGCATTTATTTTATTTACAGTGTTCATTACCTATCCTGTTGTTAACAGTTTTAACTTAGCACTGACAAATTGGGATGGAATTTCTCCTGATTTAGAGTATGTGGGTTTATATAACTTTAAAGTTATGATTACTAATGAACGGGCAATTAATGCACTTACAAACACTTTGATTATTGGTTTTGGTTTTACTATATTAGTAAATATTGTATCTTTAGCATTAGCTCTTTTCGTAGATAACGTAGCTAAAGGGAAAAACTTTTTTAGAAGTGCTTTTTATTTACCGGTTTTAATTAGTGGTGTTATTGCCGGATTAACATGGGGGATCATGTTTAATTACAGTTTCGGTATTATTAATTATATTCTTAATATGTTCGGACTTGAGTCGGTAGATTACTTAGGAAAGATGCCAAATGCATTAATAGCAATTATACTTGTTTTAGTGTGGAGATTTGCAGGATACTATATGATTATTTACCTCGCTGGATTACAAGGTATACCTAAAGAATTGGTGGAATCGTCAAAGATTGACGGAGCATCGAGTTTACAAAGGTTTCGATATATTACGTTTCCGTTATTAGCGGGTTCTTTTACAATAAATATGACATTAGCCTTAATTAATGGTATGAAAGCTTTTGATGTTATTGTTGCTATGACAGATGGTGGACCTGGTTTTTCTACAGAAAATATTTCGTACTTAGTATATAAAGTTGCATTTGCCGAACTACAACAAGGTTATGGAACAGCATTAGCGCTTGCACTATTTGTACTATTGCTCATTATTTCTATATTCCAGGTAACAGTTCTTAAGAAAAGAGAGGTGCAGTTATAA